One Peribacillus simplex NBRC 15720 = DSM 1321 genomic region harbors:
- a CDS encoding YusW family protein, producing MRRSIKILSVPFAAMLVLAGCAEENDEVKNPPVQENENQAEKNPETETDNNEKLPFTYKDFQLEVDYTGNDNEYEAEYDTMGAQTEASIEDKINKHEVHGDEAMKELTPILEKLTFTKDSTEEEVIQEVTKAFDLKDDYQEFDLEVVFDDGTKKEYKVNNK from the coding sequence ATGAGAAGATCAATCAAAATATTATCAGTGCCTTTTGCCGCTATGCTTGTTTTGGCTGGATGCGCCGAAGAAAACGATGAAGTGAAAAACCCGCCGGTTCAGGAAAATGAAAATCAAGCGGAAAAAAATCCTGAAACAGAAACGGATAATAATGAAAAACTGCCTTTCACTTATAAGGATTTTCAATTAGAAGTGGATTATACAGGCAATGATAATGAATACGAAGCTGAATATGATACCATGGGAGCTCAAACAGAAGCTTCGATCGAGGACAAAATTAACAAACATGAAGTTCACGGGGATGAAGCAATGAAAGAATTGACCCCGATCCTAGAAAAATTGACTTTCACCAAAGATTCAACAGAGGAGGAAGTCATTCAAGAAGTGACAAAAGCTTTTGATTTGAAGGATGACTATCAAGAATTTGATTTAGAGGTCGTTTTCGATGATGGTACGAAAAAAGAATATAAAGTGAATAATAAGTAA